In Nematostella vectensis chromosome 11, jaNemVect1.1, whole genome shotgun sequence, a genomic segment contains:
- the LOC5508640 gene encoding uncharacterized protein LOC5508640 — protein MADGLIPVEGSTRLLAQISGSLTPPNSPVKYTKSGRTVKIPVQRIRCGKYDLRGKERWLEYMPASTNLKIVYRDNQHFEHQECTVFNLTDISAADLRISARFGCLDAMIGTVTLECDTAIFTTTCEARAPQNTYVAELTFHVNYTGQMRDILRSLRQAKLAESTVSREDSTLGCPGKSHAKLREGLPDWIQYLPRMLYTPFLRRVIEVFLVCYTFFSIMWALWQLYRHVDFIRAYVQPLIDALISHIQTLDKILQFLNTIFEEYTRQWMAYLRPVCLILYTTATPLIDMGKQIWASLSSLSLATLQPILFLLEPVIHIVNVIFIKTPVALFMPLYNVFVTVWSVFYDSIGQRIYLPHIAQFFRSVLHILKEVLERSVRLDPLKAQLILMRSNVLNSGKSLGLGLVYIYKYVEKKVWLIFRSGDDDKEE, from the coding sequence atggcggacgggCTGATACCTGTCGAAGGAAGCACAAGATTGCTTGCTCAGATCTCAGGCTCTCTGACCCCGCCAAACTCCCCGGTTAAATACACAAAATCTGGAAGGACAGTGAAAATACCGGTACAGAGAATCCGATGTGGAAAATACGATTTACGTGGTAAGGAGAGATGGCTAGAGTATATGCCCGCCTCGACAAATTTGAAGATTGTATACCGCGACAATCAACATTTTGAACACCAAGAGTGCACTGTGTTCAATTTGACGGACATTTCCGCGGCTGATCTTCGCATATCTGCAAGGTTTGGGTGCTTGGATGCCATGATTGGAACGGTGACGCTGGAATGCGATACTGCCATTTTTACCACCACCTGCGAGGCGAGAGCCCCCCAAAACACCTATGTCGCTGAATTGACATTCCACGTTAACTACACAGGCCAAATGCGAGATATCCTACGGTCATTAAGGCAAGCTAAACTAGCAGAGAGCACAGTTAGCAGAGAGGATTCTACACTGGGGTGCCCAGGAAAATCGCATGCGAAATTACGCGAAGGCCTTCCAGATTGGATTCAGTACCTCCCTCGCATGTTGTACACGCCTTTTTTACGACGCGTTATTGAGGTGTTCCTGGTGTGTTACACTTTTTTCTCCATCATGTGGGCGTTGTGGCAGTTGTATCGGCACGTGGATTTCATCAGAGCCTACGTTCAACCGTTAATCGACGCTTTGATTAGCCATATACAGACTTTGGACAAGATATTGCAATTCTTAAACACGATTTTTGAAGAGTACACTCGCCAGTGGATGGCGTACCTACGACCAGTATGTTTAATTCTTTACACAACGGCCACACCTTTAATCGACATGGGAAAACAAATCTGGGCATCATTATCTAGTTTATCTCTCGCTACTCTACAACCAATTCTATTCTTACTAGAGCCAGTAATTCATATCGTTAATGTTATATTCATCAAAACGCCAGTTGCACTATTTATGCCTTTGTATAATGTTTTTGTTACAGTCTGGTCTGTGTTTTATGACTCGATTGGACAGAGGATCTATCTCCCGCATATTGCTCAGTTTTTCCGTAGTGTCTTGCATATCCTCAAGGAAGTGCTTGAGCGTAGTGTACGTCTGGACCCGTTAAAAGCACAGTTGATTCTAATGCGATCAAACGTTCTGAATAGTGGGAAGTCTCTAGGCTTGGGACTTGTATATATTTACAAGTATgtggaaaaaaaggtttggCTCATATTTAGGAGTGGAGATGATGACAAGGAGGAATAG
- the LOC116615636 gene encoding 40S ribosomal protein S8-B, giving the protein MACHLRRFEGLISSINFAARVISISKGLPSLSGISINAKASRRIHTSGYLCGGRPKSFWRQRRRPADTRINQELPEKIKERKAYGGHTKIKALRVNKGVYTLKSQGVEVEAPILSVMHSFANKEHIERNVIVKGSIVQVDNKPFEDWFQEYQQINDNSALENKGDTNSYSWLKTAPIYAKVTSRPGQEGDCNGYILEGEELNSLIRELQLTPSGSTEPATT; this is encoded by the exons ATGGCGTGCCATTTACGACGTTTTGAAGGCTTAATAAGTTCCATAAATTTTGCTGCAAGAGTTATTTCAATCTCAAAAG GTTTGCCATCTTTATCAGGCATCTCCATCAACGCAAAAGCTTCAAGAAGAATCCACACATCAG GGTATTTATGTGGAGGTCGCCCAAAGAGTTTTTGGAGACAAAGACGGCGCCCAGCTGATACAAGG atcaACCAAGAACTACCAGAGAAAataaaggagagaaaagcttACGGTGGACATACCAAGATAAAAGCTCTTAGAGTGAACAAAGGAGTCTACACATTGAAGTCACAAG GTGTTGAGGTAGAGGCACCCATTCTGAGTGTCATGCACAGCTTTGCCAACAAAGAGCACATTGAACGTAATGTGATTGTGAAGGGTAGCATTGTTCAGGTTGATAACAAGCCTTTTGAGGATTGGTTTCAGGAATACCAGCAAATAAATGACAACAGTGCTCTCGAAAATAAG gGTGACACTAATTCATATTCCTGGCTTAAGACAGCACCCATATATG CCAAAGTCACATCCCGCCCTGGCCAggaaggggattgtaatggATACATCCTTGAAGGCGAAGAACTGAACTCCTTAATAAGAGAACTCCAATTGACACCAAGTGGCTCAACAGAACCAGCAACCACCTAA
- the LOC5508629 gene encoding beta-1,4-galactosyltransferase 4 produces the protein MHLMRIFYVLVFFGTIAYFFLYGIITNKIPIITIHFEKEFEIQRQPIENKPKPCTSGQEENAEISSKDVETVKPTSKKNVNFKDDYGETVTNEFWDFLENFKKNKSEMKLAMNPTKQESEPTKQDSEYESSRQTDSKTLVSLIEGLDNELGDAPVELKELEKCIYPKRVGRLYFNKWERFTMSQIEDELKFVNKGGKWKPETCQAKSKVAIVIPFRDRQEHLVTFLRHMHRFMKWQLLDYRIFIIEQLDSMPFNRGMLMNVGFQEAMKADIYDCAIFHDIDLIPEDDRNDYSCPSSPRHMSTAVDTMKYKLGYKKLFGGVEAFWPEHYRKVNGFPNRYWGWGGEDDDLYVRIVEHSLTLTRPAHQIGRYTMLKHGHKKSDKNPDRHAQLQQSQTHLKTDGLSVLKYDVISSMEHPLYTMIGVKLGEKRWSLFG, from the exons ATGCACTTAATGAGAATTTTCTACGTTTTGGTTTTTTTCGGAACAATCGCATACTTTTTCTTATACGGTATAATCACCAACAAAATTCCTATTATTACAATTCATTTCGAAAAGGAATTTGAGATTCAGAGGCAACCGATTGAAAACAAACCTAAACCATGTACGAGTGGACAGGAAGAAAATGCTGAAATATCAAGTAAAGATGTTGAGACTGTAAAGCCAACGTCGAAGAAAAATGTAAATTTTAAAGACGATTACGGCGAAACGGTTACGAACGAGTTTTGGGATTTTttggaaaattttaaaaagaacaAGAGCGAAATGAAGCTTGCGATGAATCCAACGAAACAAGAATCAGAACCCACTAAGCAAGATAGTGAGTACGAAAGCAGTCGGCAAACCGACTCAAAAACATTGGTTTCCCTTATTGAGGGATTAGATAACGAGTTAGGAGATGCGCCTGTTGAATTAAAAGAGCTTGAAAAATGTATATACCCTAAGCgag TTGGGCGTCTCTATTTTAACAAGTGGGAGAGATTTACCATGAGTCAAATTGAAGATGAACTAAAATTTGTCAACAAAGGGGGGAAATGGAAACCGGAAACGTGTCAAGCTAAGAGCAAG GTGGCGATTGTTATACCATTCCGAGATCGCCAGGAGCATCTCGTCACATTTCTACGTCACATGCATCGATTTATGAAATGGCAGCTACTGGATTACAGGATATTTATAATTGAACAG CTTGACAGCATGCCGTTCAATCGTGGAATGTTGATGAATGTCGGATTCCAGGAAGCCATGAAGGCCGATATCTACGACTGTGCGATATTTCACGATATCGACCTTATACCCGAGGACGACAGAAACGACTATAGTTGCCCATCATCGCCGCGTCATATGTCAACAGCCGTAGATACCATGAAATACAA GTTGGGCTACAAGAAGCTCTTTGGTGGCGTCGAGGCATTCTGGCCTGAGCACTACAGAAAAGTCAACGGATTCCCAAATCGCTActggggatggggtggggAAGATGACGATCTGTATGTAAG aaTTGTTGAGCACTCCCTGACTCTAACCCGACCAGCTCACCAGATTGGTCGATACACGATGTTAAAACATGGACATAAAAAGTCGGACAAAAACCCGGACAG ACATGCGCAGCTGCAACAAAGCCAGACGCACTTGAAGACTGACGGCCTCTCGGTTCTAAAGTATGATGTCATATCCTCTATGGAGCATCCGCTGTACACCATGATCGGCGTCAAGCTTGGCGAGAAAAGATGGTCGCTGTTTGGTTGA
- the LOC5508646 gene encoding uncharacterized protein LOC5508646, which yields MAVMRDLCFIFTLIVLASAAFAWRHETKWGEKAPPGCVPCPKNKEDLFDTPICGQNGIAYKNYCYLRLRNCIAKKLKKKEVLPSKEPSTCGLQMKMYNSFGGGLGGPFGKKRKRAISKLIDTYLR from the exons ATGGCGGTTATGAGAGacctgtgttttattttcacgTTAATTGTTCTGGCATCCGCTGCGTTTGCTTGGAGACACGAGACGAAATGGGGCGAAAAAG CTCCCCCGGGATGTGTGCCTTGTCCTAAAAACAAAGAGGATCTGTTTGATACTCCCATCTGCGGCCAGAACGGAATCGCGTACAAGAACTATTGCTATCTGAGGCTAAGAAACTGCATAGCTAAGAAACTCAAGAAGAAGGAAGTATTGCCTTCCAAGGAACCCTCTACTTGCGG GCTTCAAATGAAGATGTACAATTCGTTTGGAGGAGGCCTGGGTGGACCCTTTGGCAAAAAACGCAAGCGAGCGATATCCAAACTCATAGACACATATCTGCGTTAG